The Pelodiscus sinensis isolate JC-2024 chromosome 4, ASM4963464v1, whole genome shotgun sequence genomic sequence GACTACCCCAGTCGGTAAGGAGCTGCAAATAAGGGGAGCCCAACTGGGGGTATCGGGCAGTAAGCGCAGCCAGGATGGAGCCCGGAAGGAGGCGACAGAAGGCGGAGAGCCGGCCCGAGTTCCCGAGCAGCCAGAAGAGCACTGCCGCAGCCAGCCCGGCTGGCTCTCTGCAACTGGCCTCCTCGCCAGGGTTGGCCCCGGCCTGCTCAAGCAGCAGCGCTGCCAACACCTGGTAGACCCTGGGCccgggcagctgctccaggactcttcccagagcttgctcctcctcctcctcctcctcctctagccGGGATAGCAGCAGCTGGGCCTCTGCCCGCAGCTGCGGCCCCAGCTCCTCAGGGCGCGCCAGGACGGAGCTGGGCGTCGGCAGCAGGTGGACGGCGGCCTTGCGGCGGGCCAGGAGGCCGAGGCTGCAGGGTCCCGCAGTGGCCTGGTCTCCGGGCGGCAGCAGGAAGCTCCGCAGGAGGCGGTGGCAGGCGGCGGGCGGCAGCGACCGGTTGCCCAGCAGCGACAGGCCCAGCAgctccgggcagcgccccaggtgCGGGAAGCCGAGCGgcggcccctgctgcccccggcGGAGCCGCTGCCCCAAGgcggcccggagccggggctgggcGCGGAAGCGGCCGTGAAGGTGCTGGAAGTAGcggccccactgcagggctctgTCCAGAGCTGGCGGGTCCCAGTCCCGGACCTGCCCCGAGCGGGACACGGCCAGGAGCCCGGGCAGCTGCTCCACCTGCCACAGCAGCGTCTCCATGGTGACGGCTCGCCTAGGCGCCGCGCGTTTCCCGCCACACGTTCgagctgcggctctgcctttcgCCCGCGAAGTCGCCCAATCGGGACCCGGATGAAGGTGAGCTCTGCAACCTCATTGGCTGATGGTGATGTCAGTCTCCTGCCATTTGACTTCCGTTTCCCTCGATCGTTGGGGGTTAGGTTGCGTGTTGTTGGATTGGCGTCCAAGTTAGGTAGAGCGGGGCAGGCAGATGTGACTGTTTTGGTCGGTGCTGTCTCGGTGCAATGCTGGCGGGTAGCCCTCTCCTAGCTAGGCAGCCCGCGATACAAATACACCCTCCTCAGGGATCAGCCCCTGCTATTAAATGTTCTGTAGTTAGAAAGCAGCTGCCTTTAAGCGCGATTGCTACCAATGCAATAATACTGCAGTAAATGTGAACACAAGTGGACGTACCATGGTGCACATTGGTGTATAAAATAAATCCCACAGTTATGCCAGGGTTCTAACACTAACTTTCACGTGTATACATTGTATCCACACTTCACCCTATCAGCATTTGCACCCACAACCTTCACTTCCACAGCAACACAATCATTTCAGCTCCCCAGTGGTTatgaggatttggggggggggggccttttgCTGTAATCTTGTGATTAAGTGTGGCTCAGGTTCATTTAAAAAAGTCTCTAGGTCTTATGCTGAAAATACAACGATCTCTAAAAATTCAAACGAAAAATAATAATCCCGAAATTGTTGTTAAATCATGAAGTTTAACGCAATCATGATTTCGAGCAGGCTGATTCATGACTGAGAGTTAGCAATGTTAATCAGAGGCCTCGTCACTTTACCTATATCAAATAGA encodes the following:
- the FANCF gene encoding Fanconi anemia group F protein, with amino-acid sequence METLLWQVEQLPGLLAVSRSGQVRDWDPPALDRALQWGRYFQHLHGRFRAQPRLRAALGQRLRRGQQGPPLGFPHLGRCPELLGLSLLGNRSLPPAACHRLLRSFLLPPGDQATAGPCSLGLLARRKAAVHLLPTPSSVLARPEELGPQLRAEAQLLLSRLEEEEEEEEQALGRVLEQLPGPRVYQVLAALLLEQAGANPGEEASCREPAGLAAAVLFWLLGNSGRLSAFCRLLPGSILAALTARYPQLGSPYLQLLTDWGSRLSYNPLCGQWANSCCPSEDQLSWEELRERFSCFVRGPTPLREAALSALKKLKTLDGDFEVCGLSVWSDLLLEMQADTSLKKGLD